TCGTCGAAGATGCTCGACGTGCTCCCCGACACGCCGCGGAACCGTCAGTTCATCGCGAAGGTCCGGCCGGTGGTGGCGAAGTACGACATGACCGGCGTCCGGATCGAGGACGACTACGCCATCACGGCGAAGGGGCTGGAACGGCTGAGCAATGCTCCGCGGGAAATCGCCGAGATCGAGGCGATGATGGCGAAGCGGCCGCCGCGTAAGCAGTAGGTAAGACCGGCGCGCGCGGCGAAACCGGCGTGGGTGCTCCTCCATAGGGCGGGCGAACCTTCATCCACATCGGAGCGTCACTGATGAACCGGTCCACTCGGATCCTTGCCGGCATGGTTGCCCTCGCGGCGTGCGCCGCCCCTCTGGCGGCGCAATCGGTGCCCGACCGCGCATCGGCGGTCGAGGTCCGCAAGCAGTTCATGGCCGACCTCGACACGATGTACACCAAGCTCACCGCCCTCGCCAATGCCTTCCCCGCCGACAAGTTCGCGTGGCGCCCGGCGCCGGGCGTGCGTTCGGTCGGCGAGGTCTTCATGCACGTGGCGAGCGAGTTCTACGTCTACACGCCGATGTCGTTCGGCGCCACGCGCTCACCCGCCATTCCGCGTGCCCAGGATGCGATGACGAAGTTCGAGGCGCAAGCGACGAAGGACGACGTACTTCGGCATCTCAAGGAAGGGCACGACTATGTCACCGCCTCGGTGATGGCGGTGCCGCCCGATTCACTGGCGGGAACGCGGAAACTTTTTGGCCGGGACTT
This region of Gemmatimonadales bacterium genomic DNA includes:
- a CDS encoding DinB family protein; the encoded protein is MNRSTRILAGMVALAACAAPLAAQSVPDRASAVEVRKQFMADLDTMYTKLTALANAFPADKFAWRPAPGVRSVGEVFMHVASEFYVYTPMSFGATRSPAIPRAQDAMTKFEAQATKDDVLRHLKEGHDYVTASVMAVPPDSLAGTRKLFGRDFTIVETSVAMTADMHEHLGQLIAYARMNGVVPPWSK